In Rutidosis leptorrhynchoides isolate AG116_Rl617_1_P2 chromosome 2, CSIRO_AGI_Rlap_v1, whole genome shotgun sequence, one genomic interval encodes:
- the LOC139893126 gene encoding uncharacterized protein, producing the protein MGWNEYVELMQLQDDIPDEERPLNRLRPTKTEVKCEWWVASVNYFKNPDAKVPVKKVDDLKKFDDETKKELTDMIKNLTKRLDDQENKHAKEIKEMSDRVEAGIHVTRETLKIVQSLYVSRGYHKTIILKLHSMI; encoded by the exons ATGGGCTGGAATGAGTACGTTGAGTTGATGCAACTCCAG GATGATATCCCGGACGAAGAACGACCTCTCAATCGTTTGAGGCCCACCAAGACAGAGGTTAAGTGTGAGTGGTGGGTTGCTAGTGTAAACTATTTCAAGAACCCCGATGCTAAAGTACCGGTGAAGAAAGTTGATGATCTGAAGAAATTTGATGATGAGACGAAGAAGGAGTTGACGGATATGATTAAGAATTTGACAAAGAGATTAGATGACCAGGAAAACAAACATGCCAAGGAGATTAAGGAGATGAGTGATCGGGTTGAGGCTGGCATCCATGTTACACGTGAGACACTAAAGATAGTGCAGAGTTTATATGTTTCTAGAGGCTACCACAAGACAATTATTTTAAAACTCCATTCTATGATATAA